One segment of Triticum aestivum cultivar Chinese Spring chromosome 2A, IWGSC CS RefSeq v2.1, whole genome shotgun sequence DNA contains the following:
- the LOC123185995 gene encoding cytochrome P450 716B1-like, with protein MDYLAIVVALVVVTASSIAIHLLARAKKARPGNLPPGSLGLPVIGQSLGLLRAMRGDGGSRWIQDRIDRYGPVSKLSLFGRPTVLLAGPAANKFLFFSGAFSTRQPRSVQRILGEKSILDLHGADHRRIRGALLEFLRPDMLKAYVGRIDGEVRRHLQENWAGRATVTVLPLMKRLTFDIISALLFGLERGAVRDALAADFVRMVEGIWAVPVNLPFTAFSRSLKASGRARRVLQEITREKKKASQVEVEHGNGKASRNSDLITCLLSLRDGHGERLLTDEEIVDNAMVALIAGHDTSSILMTFMVRHLASDDATLAAMVQEHEEIAKNKGDGEALTWEDLAKMKLTWRVAQETLRVVPPIFGNFRRALEDTEFDGYLIPKGWQVFWTANVTHMDASIFHEPAKFDPSRFETENQRASAAPPFSFVAFGGGPRICPGIEFSRIETLVTMHHLVRQFRWKLCCKEDTFVRDPMPSPLLGLPVQIEHRASP; from the exons ATGGATTATTTGGCCATAGTCGTGGCACTCGTTGTTGTCACCGCCTCGTCCATTGCCATCCACCTCCTCGCCAGAGCCAAGAAAGCACGGCCGGGCAACCTTCCCCCGGGCTCCCTCGGCCTGCCGGTTATCGGCCAGAGCCTCGGCCTCCTtcgggccatgcgcggcgacggcGGCAGCCGCTGGATCCAGGACCGGATCGACAGGTACGGGCCCGTGTCCAAGCTGTCACTGTTCGGCAGGCCGACGGTGCTCCTGGCCGGGCCGGCGGCCAACAAGTTCCTGTTCTTCAGCGGCGCTTTCTCCACCCGGCAGCCCCGGTCCGTGCAGCGGATACTCGGGGAGAAGAGCATCCTCGACCTCCACGGCGCCGACCACCGGCGCATCCGCGGCGCCCTGCTCGAGTTCCTCAGGCCGGACATGCTCAAGGCGTACGTGGGCAGGatcgacggcgaggtgcggcgccACCTCCAGGAGAACTGGGCCGGCCGCGCCACCGTCACGGTGCTGCCGCTCATGAAGCGGCTCACGTTCGACATCATCTCAGCGCTGCTCTTCGGTCTCGAGAGGGGCGCCGTGCGGGACGCCCTGGCCGCCGACTTCGTGCGCATGGTCGAGGGCATATGGGCCGTCCCGGTGAACCTGCCGTTCACGGCCTTCAGCCGGAGCCTCAAGGCTAGCGGCAGAGCCCGCCGGGTGCTCCAGGAGATCACCCGGGAGAAGAAGAAGGCCAGCCAGGTGGAGGTGGAGCACGGCAACGGCAAGGCGTCGCGGAACAGCGACCTCATCACCTGCCTGCTCAGCCTGAGGGACGGCCATGGCGAGCGGCTGCTGACCGACGAGGAGATCGTCGACAACGCCATGGTCGCCCTCATCGCCGGCCACGACACGTCGTCCATCCTTATGACGTTCATGGTCCGCCACCTTGCCAGCGACGATGCCACCCTCGCCGCCATGGTTCAAG AGCATGAGGAGATCGCCAAGAACAAAGGTGACGGCGAGGCTCTCACCTGGGAAGATCTGGCGAAGATGAAGCTCACATGGCGGGTCGCGCAGGAGACGCTCCGCGTCGTCCCTCCGATCTTCGGCAACTTCAGAAGAGCACTCGAGGACACCGAGTTCGATGGCTACCTCATCCCAAAAGGATGGCAG GTGTTCTGGACGGCAAACGTGACGCACATGGACGCGAGCATCTTCCACGAGCCGGCCAAGTTCGACCCGTCCCGGTTTGAGACCGAGAACCAAAGGGCGTCGGCGGCGCCGCCGTTCTCCTTCGTCGCCTTCGGGGGCGGCCCGAGGATCTGCCCAGGGATAGAGTTTTCCAGGATCGAGACGCTGGTGACGATGCACCACCTTGTGAGGCAGTTCAGATGGAAGCTCTGCTGCAAGGAGGACACCTTCGTGAGGGACCCCATGCCGTCGCCGCTGCTCGGCCTGCCCGTCCAAATCGAGCACAGGGCCTCTCCTTGA